The following coding sequences lie in one Patescibacteria group bacterium genomic window:
- a CDS encoding D-alanine--D-alanine ligase gives MVKKNKLRIGVLFGGRSAEHEVSLVSAASVIKHLDKKKYQVVPIGLSKEGIWLGGSTVLKFLKNPQTSFFKKEIVLLPEPNGGRFYKRTDIKKIQGTVDVIWPVLHGTFGEDGIIQGFLELTDLPYVGAGVLGSAVAMDKIIQKLICQQAGLPVLPFVYTNKFDYKKSSAVFIKNCQVLKYPMFVKPANLGSSVGISKVNNLLQLKIAINLAFKYDRRILVEQAVKQPLEIECSVLGNNEPQVSVLGQVIPSNEFYDYDAKYVDGKSNLIIPAPLSKTVSRKIKNLAVACFKVLDLKGLARIDFLVSQKSRKIYLNEPNTMPGFTSISMYPKLWGHSGLGYSELLDRLISLALANYQDKKQLQTSYKPTKQWYQ, from the coding sequence ATGGTTAAAAAAAATAAATTACGAATTGGTGTTTTGTTTGGTGGTCGTTCGGCGGAGCATGAAGTTTCTTTAGTTTCAGCTGCTTCGGTAATTAAACATTTAGACAAAAAAAAATATCAAGTCGTGCCAATTGGTTTATCTAAAGAGGGTATTTGGTTGGGTGGTTCAACTGTTTTAAAATTCTTAAAAAATCCCCAAACAAGTTTCTTTAAAAAAGAAATTGTTTTATTACCCGAACCGAATGGTGGACGCTTTTATAAAAGAACTGATATAAAAAAAATACAAGGAACTGTTGATGTTATTTGGCCGGTTTTACATGGTACCTTTGGGGAGGATGGAATTATTCAAGGTTTTTTAGAATTGACAGATTTGCCTTATGTGGGCGCTGGAGTATTGGGTTCGGCCGTAGCTATGGATAAAATTATTCAAAAATTAATTTGTCAGCAGGCTGGTTTACCAGTGTTACCTTTTGTTTATACTAATAAGTTTGATTATAAAAAAAGTTCAGCGGTTTTTATAAAAAATTGCCAAGTTTTAAAATATCCTATGTTTGTTAAACCAGCTAATTTAGGATCTTCGGTGGGTATTAGTAAGGTTAATAATTTGTTGCAGCTTAAAATTGCTATTAATTTAGCTTTTAAATATGACAGGCGTATTTTGGTTGAGCAAGCGGTCAAACAACCTTTAGAGATTGAGTGTTCGGTTTTGGGTAATAATGAGCCCCAAGTTTCTGTTTTAGGTCAGGTTATACCTAGCAATGAATTTTATGATTACGACGCTAAATATGTTGATGGTAAATCTAATTTGATAATTCCAGCCCCTTTATCTAAAACTGTCAGTCGGAAAATAAAAAATTTAGCCGTGGCTTGTTTTAAAGTTTTAGATTTAAAAGGTTTAGCCAGGATAGATTTTTTGGTGTCCCAAAAGTCAAGAAAAATTTATTTAAATGAACCAAATACTATGCCGGGTTTTACCAGTATTAGTATGTATCCTAAATTATGGGGGCACTCCGGATTAGGATATTCTGAATTATTAGATCGTTTAATCTCTTTGGCTTTGGCTAATTATCAGGACAAAAAACAATTACAGACTTCTTATAAACCCACTAAACAATGGTATCAGTAA
- the alr gene encoding alanine racemase produces the protein MKDYPNYSWLEVSRKALLNNISVHRSFLGGQAKLMAVVKSNAYGHGLVLAAKVGESSGKIDWLGVASLAEAFSLRAAKINLPILVLSYYQPLRQFDLQKAIKQKISFVVYEQSALLALSKAGQQVKKPARVHLKIDTGMARLGLRDKQAYDFLKQIRNSLWLKLEGVASHLATAESKQSGFLLEQLGNFSAFLEKGQAWLPDKYYRHIACTAALNSFKNSHYDLGRLGIGYYGLWPSAENKLVVNKFKPKIRLQPALTWKTFIIELQKLPKGATVGYGRTYTTKQAITMAVLPVGYWDGYRRSLSNKGEVIIQGQLCPVIGRVCMNITMVDVTKLAKVRVNDEVVLLGCQGKKQITAEQIGIKSGTINYEVITAINPLLPRVLVK, from the coding sequence ATGAAAGATTATCCTAATTATTCTTGGCTAGAAGTAAGTCGTAAAGCCTTACTGAACAATATAAGTGTTCATAGGTCTTTTTTAGGTGGCCAAGCTAAATTAATGGCAGTAGTAAAAAGTAATGCTTATGGACATGGTTTGGTTTTGGCCGCCAAGGTCGGGGAGTCTTCGGGTAAAATAGATTGGTTAGGTGTAGCTTCTTTAGCCGAAGCTTTTTCTTTACGGGCGGCTAAAATTAATTTGCCAATTTTAGTTTTAAGTTATTACCAGCCGTTACGTCAATTTGATTTACAAAAAGCTATTAAACAAAAAATTTCTTTTGTGGTTTACGAGCAGTCGGCTTTATTAGCTTTAAGTAAAGCGGGGCAGCAAGTTAAAAAGCCCGCTCGTGTTCATTTAAAAATAGACACTGGAATGGCTCGTTTGGGATTACGCGATAAACAAGCTTATGATTTTCTTAAACAAATAAGGAATTCTCTTTGGTTAAAATTGGAAGGTGTGGCTTCTCATTTGGCTACTGCCGAATCAAAACAGTCTGGATTTTTATTAGAACAGTTGGGAAATTTTTCAGCTTTTTTGGAAAAAGGTCAAGCTTGGTTGCCGGATAAATATTATCGTCATATAGCTTGTACAGCCGCTTTGAATAGTTTTAAAAACTCTCATTATGATTTGGGACGTTTGGGTATAGGTTATTACGGTTTGTGGCCGTCAGCAGAAAATAAATTAGTTGTTAATAAATTTAAGCCCAAAATTCGTCTTCAGCCGGCTTTAACTTGGAAAACTTTTATTATTGAACTGCAAAAATTGCCTAAAGGTGCAACAGTTGGTTATGGACGCACCTATACTACCAAACAAGCCATTACTATGGCGGTTTTGCCAGTAGGTTATTGGGATGGTTATCGTCGGTCTTTATCTAACAAAGGGGAGGTTATTATCCAAGGTCAGCTTTGCCCGGTTATTGGTCGTGTTTGTATGAATATAACCATGGTAGATGTAACTAAATTAGCTAAGGTTAGGGTTAATGACGAAGTTGTTTTATTGGGCTGCCAAGGTAAAAAGCAGATAACGGCCGAGCAAATAGGCATTAAATCTGGTACTATAAATTATGAGGTAATAACGGCTATTAATCCATTATTACCTAGAGTATTGGTTAAATAA
- the serS gene encoding serine--tRNA ligase has product MIDIKYLRDNPDLVVKASQAKNRTIDIKVILDLDNQRRALQAEVDGLRQGRGDKLVSEADRAEAKAKKEVLKTKEQELKQLTDQLNDILLSLPNPARPDVKVGKTENDNEVLRQVGSKPDFNFTVKDYLTLAEQHDLIDMARAAKVSGSRFGYLKNEAVLLEFALVQYGLSVVLKNGFVPVVPPVLISEKAMQAMGYLENGGEEETYHLKEQQLYLVGTSEQSIGPMHMDEVLELTDLPKRYAGFSSCFRSEAGSYGKDTKGILRVHQFDKLEMVVFTKPEDSDKEHDKLLVIEEELMQGLKLPYQVIKMCTADLGDPAARKYDIETWIPSESKYRETHSCSTTTDFQARRLNIRYKTAEGKMDFVHMLNGTVFAIGRTLIAILENYQQADGSIIIPKVLQPYMGGLAKIG; this is encoded by the coding sequence ATGATTGATATAAAATATTTAAGAGACAATCCGGATTTAGTAGTTAAGGCTAGCCAGGCTAAAAATCGGACTATAGATATTAAGGTTATTTTGGATTTGGATAATCAAAGAAGGGCTTTGCAAGCGGAAGTGGATGGTTTACGTCAAGGTCGAGGGGATAAGTTGGTAAGCGAGGCGGATCGAGCTGAAGCCAAGGCTAAAAAGGAAGTTCTTAAAACTAAAGAGCAAGAATTAAAACAGTTAACTGACCAGTTAAATGATATTTTGCTTAGCCTGCCTAATCCGGCTCGGCCCGATGTTAAAGTTGGTAAAACAGAAAATGATAATGAGGTTTTAAGGCAGGTAGGTAGTAAGCCGGATTTTAATTTTACAGTTAAAGATTATCTAACTTTGGCGGAGCAGCACGATTTAATAGATATGGCCCGGGCCGCCAAAGTGTCAGGTTCTAGGTTTGGTTATTTAAAAAATGAAGCGGTTTTATTGGAATTTGCTTTAGTCCAGTATGGTTTATCAGTGGTTCTTAAAAATGGTTTTGTGCCAGTAGTGCCGCCGGTTTTAATTAGTGAAAAAGCCATGCAAGCTATGGGTTATTTGGAAAATGGTGGGGAAGAAGAAACTTATCATTTAAAAGAACAACAGCTTTATTTAGTAGGTACTTCTGAACAATCAATCGGGCCTATGCATATGGATGAAGTTTTAGAACTTACAGATTTACCTAAAAGATATGCTGGTTTTTCTTCTTGCTTTAGAAGTGAGGCCGGTAGTTATGGTAAGGATACCAAAGGTATTTTACGCGTTCATCAGTTTGATAAATTGGAAATGGTAGTATTTACTAAACCAGAGGATTCGGATAAGGAGCACGATAAACTCTTGGTTATAGAAGAAGAATTGATGCAAGGTTTAAAATTACCTTATCAAGTTATTAAGATGTGTACAGCGGATTTAGGAGATCCAGCTGCTCGTAAGTATGATATCGAAACTTGGATTCCTTCGGAGAGTAAATATCGAGAAACTCATTCTTGTTCAACTACCACGGATTTTCAGGCTAGGCGTTTGAATATTCGCTATAAAACAGCCGAGGGTAAAATGGATTTTGTTCATATGCTTAACGGAACAGTTTTTGCCATTGGTCGTACTTTGATAGCTATTTTAGAAAACTATCAGCAGGCTGACGGCAGTATTATTATCCCTAAGGTTTTGCAGCCTTATATGGGAGGCCTAGCTAAAATAGGTTAG
- a CDS encoding non-canonical purine NTP pyrophosphatase (hydrolyzes non-standard nucleotides such as xanthine and inosine) gives MPKLLIATHNPAKFNEFAELLKDYSFDLVSLKDMAITDKAPEDSKTFEANALSKAKFYYQLSGLPTLADDSGLEIDVLGGWPGVSSRRIFENSNKEATDDELISETLRRLQGVSWNKRTCHFAIATALVIKANQVHIAVAQGMTGYIAEATCSKRIVGYPFRSLFFVSKYNKMSAELSYQELAEAGFRHRPEIIKQLDSYLSQI, from the coding sequence ATGCCCAAACTGTTAATTGCCACTCATAACCCAGCTAAATTTAACGAGTTTGCTGAATTATTAAAAGATTATTCTTTTGATTTAGTTTCTCTTAAAGATATGGCTATAACTGATAAAGCGCCGGAAGATAGTAAAACGTTTGAGGCTAACGCACTTAGCAAAGCTAAGTTTTATTATCAGTTGTCTGGTTTGCCAACTTTAGCCGATGATAGCGGTTTAGAAATAGATGTTTTAGGTGGTTGGCCGGGCGTATCTTCGCGTCGGATTTTTGAAAATTCAAACAAAGAAGCTACGGATGATGAATTAATAAGTGAAACCTTACGTCGTTTACAGGGAGTATCTTGGAATAAAAGAACTTGTCATTTTGCTATAGCTACCGCTTTAGTTATAAAAGCCAATCAAGTGCACATAGCTGTTGCTCAAGGGATGACTGGTTATATTGCCGAAGCAACCTGTTCTAAAAGGATAGTGGGTTACCCTTTCCGTTCTTTGTTTTTTGTGTCAAAATACAATAAAATGTCAGCGGAATTATCTTATCAAGAATTAGCAGAAGCGGGTTTTCGTCATCGGCCGGAAATTATTAAGCAATTAGATTCTTATCTTTCCCAAATATGA
- a CDS encoding NUDIX hydrolase, with product MPYDKQNKLYIVTVTAVIRNKDGRYLLLKRHPREIAYPNKWCFPGGKTEGLEDIESVLQREVKEEAGLNVLPGKILLRDTAFIRSDGQAVRVFTYLCRLADDGQAVNFDAHDFVDYKWVSLEDLKELDHVGVAEEIKQAEKLLNLGLKFDDLTSPSGPRKK from the coding sequence ATGCCCTACGACAAGCAGAATAAATTGTATATTGTCACTGTCACGGCCGTAATTAGGAATAAAGACGGCCGCTATTTGTTATTAAAGCGCCATCCACGGGAAATTGCTTATCCTAACAAATGGTGTTTTCCTGGGGGTAAAACTGAAGGATTGGAAGATATAGAATCAGTTTTACAGCGAGAGGTAAAAGAAGAGGCAGGTTTAAATGTGTTGCCCGGCAAGATTTTATTGCGTGATACGGCTTTTATTAGGTCGGATGGCCAAGCAGTTAGGGTGTTTACTTATTTGTGTCGTTTGGCTGATGATGGTCAAGCAGTTAATTTTGATGCCCATGATTTTGTGGATTATAAATGGGTAAGTTTGGAAGATTTGAAGGAATTAGACCACGTGGGCGTGGCCGAGGAAATTAAACAGGCAGAAAAATTATTAAATTTAGGTTTAAAGTTTGATGATTTAACATCGCCGTCTGGTCCTAGAAAAAAATAA
- the lysS gene encoding lysine--tRNA ligase — MSIRQDQELKSRQAKLKTWQDLGFKQYPSDFKRQQTIADIRSQAFEQEIPLLTGEAVRGQIFTTAGRLMTLRSHGSLWFATLQDETGSLQIALVEKIVNQKFWQLAENLDRGDIIGVVGVLVKSRRGELTVLVSELIPLAKGLQILPEKWHGLKDVEQRLRRRYLDLMMSEETREIFKKKSLFWQTARTWLQAADFMEVDTPALETIAGGADASPFITHHDALDRDFYLRISLELPLKRLLVGGFGKVFEIGKVFRNEGIDTEHLQDYTMCEFYWAYADYEDLLVFTQKMYQAIVQAVSGGLITTYDGREIDWSGDWPKKDYFEIIKEYTGEDLAGVTKVEDLRKLLEKNKIRYEDSMGAGRLIDLFWKKLVRPKVVGPLFLINHPLEVSPLAKAHRTMPDRVERLQIIVAGSELGNGFSELNDPKEQRQRFAEQMKLREGGDNEAMMLDNDFIEALEYGMPPAAGFGFSERLFSFIVDKPIRETVLFPPMRDN; from the coding sequence ATGTCTATACGCCAAGATCAAGAATTAAAAAGTCGTCAGGCCAAGCTAAAAACTTGGCAGGATTTGGGTTTTAAGCAATATCCTAGTGATTTTAAAAGACAACAGACCATAGCCGATATTCGTAGCCAAGCTTTTGAACAGGAAATACCTTTATTAACTGGCGAAGCAGTTAGGGGTCAAATTTTTACAACAGCTGGTCGTTTAATGACCTTGCGATCGCATGGTTCATTGTGGTTTGCTACTTTGCAGGACGAAACCGGTAGTTTGCAAATTGCTTTGGTGGAAAAAATAGTTAATCAAAAATTTTGGCAATTAGCCGAGAATTTAGATCGGGGAGATATAATTGGTGTCGTGGGTGTTTTAGTAAAAAGCCGACGTGGTGAATTGACTGTTTTAGTTAGTGAATTAATTCCTCTGGCTAAAGGTTTACAGATTTTGCCGGAAAAATGGCATGGCTTAAAAGATGTAGAACAAAGATTAAGGCGGCGTTATTTAGATTTAATGATGTCAGAGGAGACAAGAGAAATTTTTAAAAAAAAGTCTTTATTTTGGCAAACAGCCCGGACTTGGTTGCAAGCGGCTGACTTTATGGAGGTGGATACGCCAGCTTTGGAAACTATTGCCGGTGGAGCCGACGCCAGTCCTTTTATTACTCATCACGATGCTTTAGATCGAGATTTTTATTTGCGCATTTCTTTGGAATTACCACTAAAACGTTTATTGGTCGGTGGTTTTGGTAAGGTTTTTGAAATTGGTAAAGTTTTTCGCAACGAAGGCATAGATACCGAACATTTACAGGATTATACCATGTGTGAATTTTATTGGGCTTATGCGGATTATGAGGATTTGTTGGTTTTTACGCAAAAAATGTATCAGGCTATTGTTCAGGCCGTTAGTGGTGGTTTAATCACTACTTATGATGGCCGAGAAATAGATTGGTCTGGCGATTGGCCGAAAAAAGATTATTTTGAAATTATTAAAGAGTATACAGGGGAGGATTTAGCTGGGGTAACCAAGGTGGAAGATTTGCGTAAATTATTAGAAAAAAACAAAATTCGCTATGAAGATAGTATGGGTGCTGGGCGTTTGATTGATTTATTTTGGAAAAAATTAGTTCGCCCTAAAGTAGTGGGCCCGTTATTTTTGATAAATCATCCGTTGGAGGTTTCACCTTTGGCTAAAGCACATCGGACTATGCCTGATCGGGTGGAAAGATTGCAAATAATTGTGGCTGGTTCTGAGTTAGGTAATGGTTTTAGCGAACTTAATGATCCTAAAGAACAAAGACAAAGGTTTGCCGAGCAAATGAAATTAAGAGAGGGTGGCGATAATGAAGCAATGATGTTGGATAATGATTTCATTGAAGCTTTAGAGTATGGTATGCCACCGGCGGCTGGCTTTGGTTTTTCAGAAAGACTCTTTAGTTTTATTGTTGATAAACCAATACGAGAAACTGTCTTGTTCCCGCCAATGAGAGATAATTAA
- the greA gene encoding transcription elongation factor GreA translates to MTNNNGQNYVTKDGLQKIKIELKELKTIKRKEIAWRIQEAKELGDLSENAEYVEAKTEQGFIEGKIIELENILKNVEVIPDSTGGDEVQVGSKVAFTSPQGDKEYTIVGSNEANPVMGLISNESPLGQAFLGRKVGDKVEVSLPVGRVIYKITKIS, encoded by the coding sequence ATGACAAATAATAATGGACAAAATTACGTCACTAAAGACGGTTTGCAGAAAATTAAAATTGAATTAAAGGAGCTTAAAACAATTAAGCGTAAGGAAATTGCTTGGCGCATTCAAGAGGCTAAAGAATTAGGAGATTTGTCGGAAAATGCCGAGTACGTGGAAGCTAAGACTGAACAAGGCTTTATTGAGGGTAAAATAATTGAGTTGGAGAATATTTTAAAAAATGTTGAGGTTATACCAGATTCAACCGGCGGTGATGAGGTGCAGGTTGGTTCCAAAGTGGCTTTTACTTCTCCTCAGGGTGATAAAGAATACACTATTGTGGGTTCCAATGAGGCTAACCCAGTAATGGGTTTAATTTCCAATGAATCACCTTTGGGCCAGGCTTTTTTAGGGCGCAAGGTGGGAGATAAAGTAGAGGTTAGTTTGCCAGTTGGTCGAGTGATTTATAAAATTACTAAAATAAGTTAA